The following coding sequences lie in one Pempheris klunzingeri isolate RE-2024b chromosome 13, fPemKlu1.hap1, whole genome shotgun sequence genomic window:
- the LOC139212326 gene encoding phospholipid phosphatase-related protein type 3-like: protein MTSPKNKAKKKPPKDSMTLLPCFYFVELPIVLSSLVSLYFLELTDVLSPAMVGFRCHDRDLSMPYVETGDELIPLLMLLSLAFAGPAASIMMGEGLMYCMQSKLKTCPKSESSINAGGCSFNSFLRRTVRFVGVHVFGLLATALVTDVIQLATGYHAPFFLTVCQPNYTAPGVSCDNNAYITRDICMGKDQYAIMSARKTFPSQHATLSGFAAVYISMYFNASINSTTKLLKPLLVFAFCMAAGLAGLTQITQHRSHPIDVYVGYLIGAGIGVYLAVYAVGNFKASEEDAHSLQRLTPAQQKDSLRVLSQRSHDSLYRKTPRVSESREELGAGLGSGARSKVRREKASLASLKRASADVELLATRGPMGKETMVTFSNTLPRVANGNSPISPSDEPATTQRHMTFHVPFDPQRSRQLVSEWKQRSLELRSQSSRDEEEGLDKRDEGDEGGAAGEGADQEMPSSLYPTVQANKGIATPTGVRMVVAPPLVHIPEEASRPPPVSPKSAKTRAKWLSLTEGGVKEPGPGPIAVSTPRVPNTQPNQPPSQQRVTQVIAMSKQQGHGPITSSTKTSEGGSSSGGGSNCSESPYYRIPSDRDSCTGSNPGSIAGSGSIVTIDAHAPHHPVVRVSASNGKPWEWRNTISGNMMSADTSVDKHRASLQRQDNVSHYRDYRTLPVKSDSLGSSSASGSAEGGAELPPPPLPISSSPLPPPPHMLSSPLPPPPPHTSSSPLPPPPHSSSSPMPPPLPNPASSHMPPPPQLSSHMSPPPLPSSSQMPPPPHPSSSQMAPPLHPSSSQMPPPPHPSVSQMPPLPHPSACHMPPPPHISTSPLPPPPHPSSSMHLSPHPSCSSMLPPPPHPDLLMDSHSQALSRSSTLPRRPSVSARSHAEQEHYYKAMQNERML from the exons ATGACGTCCCCtaaaaacaaagccaagaaGAAACCGCCCAAAGACAGCATGACGCTGCTgccatgcttttattttgtcgAG CTCCCCATCGTCCTGTCCTCCTTGGTGTCCCTGTACTTCCTGGAGCTGACAGATGTGTTGTCCCCGGCAATGGTGGGCTTCCGCTGCCATGACCGTGACCTCTCCATGCCTTACGTGGAGACGGGCGATGAACTCATCCCTCTGTTGATGCTGCTGAGTTTGGCCTTTGCTGGTCCTGCAGCATCT aTTATGATGGGGGAGGGCCTCATGTACTGTATGCAGTCCAAACTGAAGACGTGTCCCAAGTCGGAGAGCAGCATCAATGCTGGAGGCTGCAGCTTCAACTCCTTCCTACGCAGAACCGTGCGCTTCGTCG GTGTTCATGTGTTCGGTCTCCTGGCAACAGCCCTGGTGACAGATGTCATCCAGTTAGCTACTGGTTACCACGCCCCTTTCTTCCTCACCGTCTGTCAGCCCAATTACACGGCGCCGGGAGTGTCATGTGACAACAATGCCTACATCACACGTGACATCTGCATGGGGAAAGACCAGTATGCCATCATGTCAGCAAG GAAAACATTTCCGTCCCAGCATGCAACGCTCTCTGGCTTCGCTGCTGTCTATATCTCC aTGTATTTCAATGCCAGCATCAACAGCACAACCAAGCTGCTGAAGCCATTGCTGGTGTTCGCTTTCTGCATGGCGGCAGGCCTCGCCGGGCTGACGCAGATCACTCAGCACCGCAGTCACCCAATAGACGTCTATGTGGGATACCTCATAGGAGCCGGCATTGGAGTCTACCTG GCTGTGTATGCAGTGGGAAACTTCAAAGCATCAGAAGAAGATGCTCACTCTTTACAAAGACTTACCCCAGCTCAGCAGAAGGACAGCCTGAGGGTGCTGAGTCAGCGGAGTCATGACTCCCTGTACAGGAAGACTCCAAGGGTgtctgagagcagagaggagctgggGGCAGGGCTGGGGTCTGGGGCCCGCAGTAaggtgaggagggagaaggcGTCCCTGGCCTCCCTGAAACGAGCAAGTGCTGATGTGGAGCTCCTGGCAACCCGGGGTCCCATGGGCAAGGAAACCATGGTAACCTTCAGCAACACGCTGCCCAGAGTCGCAAACGGCAACAGCCCCATCTCGCCCTCAGATGAGCCCGCTACCACGCAGCGTCACATGACCTTCCACGTGCCCTTTGACCCCCAGAGGTCCCGGCAGCTGGTGTCAGAGTGGAAGCAGCGCTCACTGGAGCTCCGCAGCCAGAGCTCAcgagacgaggaggagggacTGGAcaagagagatgaaggagatgagggaggagcagcaggagagggagcagaCCAAGAGATGCCTTCCTCTCTTTATCCCACAGTGCAGGCCAACAAGGGCATCGCCACACCAACTGGAGTCAGGATGGTAGTGGCACCCCCACTCGTTCACATCCCCGAAGAGGCCAGCCGGCCACCACCTGTCTCCCCGAAGAGTGCCAAGACCCGCGCCAAGTGGCTGTCACTGACTGAGGGAGGGGTGAAGGAACCAGGACCAGGGCCCATTGCGGTGTCGACTCCCCGTGTTCCCAACACGCAGCCCAACCAGCCGCCCAGCCAGCAAAGAGTCACCCAG GTGATAGCCATGTCTAAGCAGCAGGGTCACGGACCCATCACTTCCTCCACTAAGACATCAGAAGGTGGCTCCTCCTCCGGTGGCGGGTCCAACTGCTCCGAGTCGCCCTATTACCGGATCCCATCTGACAGAGACAGCTGCACTGGGAGCAATCCAGGGAGCATCGCCGGAAGCGGGAGCATCGTCACAATTGACGCTCATGCCCCTCACCACCCAGTGGTACGTGTTTCGGCCAGTAATGGGAAGCCATGGGAGTGGAGAAACACCATCAGCGGTAACATGATGTCCGCCGATACATCAGTGGACAAACACCGTGCATCACTGCAGCGACAGGACAATGTTAGTCACTACCGGGATTACCGGACACTCCCAGTTAAAAGTGACTCACTGGGCTCCTCTTCAGCCAGCGGCAGCGCCgaaggaggagcagagctgcctcctccacctctccccatctcctcctcccctttgcctccccctcctcataTGCTGTCATCCCCTCTgccgccaccaccacctcaCACTTCTTCTTCCCCCTTGCCTCCCCCTCCACACTCAAGCTCCTCTCCaatgcctcctcctcttccaaaTCCTGCCTCTTCTCACatgcctccccctcctcagctGTCCTCCCACATGTCCCCACCACCGCTCCCGTCGTCTTCTCAAATGCCTCCACCTCCCCACCCATCTTCCTCTCAAATGGCCCCACCTCTTCACCCATCTTCCTCCCAAATGCCCCCACCTCCtcacccatctgtctcccaaaTGCCCCCACTGCCTCACCCATCTGCCTGTCACATGCCCCCACCTCCACATATATCCACTTCTCCCttgccacctcctcctcacccctcatCCTCCATGCATCTATCTCCTCACCCGTCCTGCTCCAGCAtgcttccccctcctccccatcctGACTTACTGATGGACAGCCACAGCCAGGCGCTGTCCCGCTCCTCCACCCTGCCGCGTCGGCCCTCCGTCTCTGCCCGCAGCCACGCCGAGCAGGAACACTACTACAAGGCCATGCAGAATGAGAGGATGTTATAG